A single window of Zea mays cultivar B73 chromosome 10, Zm-B73-REFERENCE-NAM-5.0, whole genome shotgun sequence DNA harbors:
- the LOC100285725 gene encoding ABA-responsive protein encodes MESKDGTHDPATTAAPPAGAPQPAMPSAETARWGTRQMGPPAAPGAHPENQEAARWTAARGDQELPPYVIIGEPVAAPPPPQHRGKGDSPMEHILDFFNTWSRKAEELASNIWVNLKAAPSMSDAAMGKLSLGAKALSEGGFEKLYKQTFSSSPDEHLKKTFACYLSTATGPVAGTLYLTNLNVAFCSDRPLSFAAPSGQTAWSYYKVMIPLGKIATVEPVTMKESPPEKYVHVVTVDSHDFWFMGFVSYDKAVHYLVEAVSQRGVATAGGK; translated from the exons atgGAGAGCAAGGACGGTACCCACGATCCCGCCACGACGGCCGCGCCACCGGCCGGCGCGCCGCAGCCCGCGATGCCTTCCGCGGAGACGGCGCGGTGGGGCACGCGGCAGATGGGCCCGCCGGCGGCCCCCGGGGCGCACCCGGAGAACCAAGAGGCGGCGCGGTGGACGGCCGCGCGCGGGGACCAGGAGCTGCCGCCGTACGTCATCATCGGTGAGCCCgtggcggcgccgccgccgccacagcATAGGGGCAAGGGGGACAGCCCCATGGAGCACATCCTCGACTTCTTCAACACCTGGAGCCGCAAGGCCGAGGAGCTGGCCTCCAACATCTGGGTCAATC TGAAGGCCGCGCCATCCATGTCGGACGCCGCGATGGGGAAGCTAAGCCTCGGCGCGAAGGCGCTGTCGGAGGGCGGCTTCGAGAAGCTGTACAAGCAGACGTTCTCGTCCAGCCCCGACGAGCACCTGAAGAAGACGTTCGCTTGCTACCTCTCCACGGCCACGGGGCCCGTCGCCGGCACGCTGTACCTGACCAACCTGAACGTCGCCTTCTGCAGCGACCGCCCGCTCTCCTTCGCCGCGCCGTCTGGCCAGACCGCCTGGAGCTACTACAAG GTTATGATCCCCCTTGGCAAGATCGCGACGGTGGAGCCGGTGACGATGAAGGAGAGCCCGCCGGAGAAGTACGTCCACGTCGTCACCGTCGACTCCCACGACTTCTGGTTCATGGGCTTCGTCAGCTACGACAAGGCCGTGCACTACCTCGTCGAGGCCGTCTCCCAGCGCGGCGTCGCCACTGCCGGCGGCAAGTGA